The Megalobrama amblycephala isolate DHTTF-2021 linkage group LG16, ASM1881202v1, whole genome shotgun sequence genome includes the window TGAAGATGTCCCTGAATGCGGCAGTACTTGAGTCAGTCCAGTTGGCCTTTCAGTATTTCCTCTAGGAAGTTAACTAATGCCAAAATCTTGCATTTTTaagggctgaaattcaacatggtcatATATTTAAGCAATGGATATTTCGATTCAAAAcaattcacacacattttcaatgaATACTATCACAGAGCAGATTAATATAAATCAGTGTTTcagtaacttaaaaaaaaaacctatcactattttattattaatacaagAAAGTGATTAGTTGTGCATCAGTAATATTAAGAAGCTATTGTACCATACTGTACCATTCTTACTTTGCATCAACAACAAGACACAACACCAAGGAAATACTGATCACAATGAGAATGTTTGCATGATTTCAAGCATGAACCATTCAACACTATAATCATAATATTAGGAGAGGTGCACATGCTGCGCACTATTAAATTATGCACAGATCACTATCACCATCTGGTGGTCAAGGCTGTGTTAAGACATAACCTTTGCCATTTAAAAGACAAACACAACTGAGAACAAGTATGAATCTAGTCAATAGTACCATATCCCCAATGACACTTTGCATATTGTGttgaaaatgaatttaaaataaaaaaccttTTCAAAGACTCACAACCTCATTAGTTGTGTCTGTGTTTGCCCACCAGACTGCACATTTTCAGCCAACACAAGTTGTTATGTTACATTCTTACATCTTCAGACATCAAAGCATGTAATTTGAAGCAAAGTGTTCAATAGCTTGCGGTTATCAGTGAGTTTTGAGTTACAAGAGTTTTACCAACTGTGccacatttttaatgtgtttagtTGAGAAAAACTTCCGGTGTGCTGTTTATGCAAATCAAGCCACAGTGGAGAGGTCTTCAGAGACATGTTttatgctataaaaaaaaagcatgtatGGTGACTCTCTTCTAAAACATAGCACAAGCAGGCTAGAGCTAATTCTCTGCACATTTACACATTCTTTGGAGACAAAGGGATGGTAATGTCAGATCGTATTaccaaacagtttttttttttttttttttttaaaggtataAATAACATGAATTGTGTCTGCTTTCATCCTCAGGTCAATGAATCCTTTGCTTAACAGAAAATGGAAAATGGAACGTATTTTTACTTGatgttgtttgaaaatattgggTACATAAGATATGCTTTCTTCAGTTTGGGAATTATTCTATACTGtgctattatattctttaatgcCTTTATAATTCTTGCCATTTTTCTTGAAAGGACATTACACCAGCCCATGTACATTCTGATTTCATGTTTGTCTTTCAACTCTGTGTTTGGAACAGCTGCTTTTTTCCCAAGGTTACTGACAGACTTGCTGTCTGATACACACTTGATGTCCCGTGAAGCATGTATCTTACaggcttttgtcatttattcatatgcatcaaatgaaaatacaatattaatgttaatggCATTTGACAGATATGTAGCAATCTGTAAACCTTTACAATACAACAGCATAATTACTCCCAGGATTTTATCTGTTTTAATAGCTATGAGCTGGATTTATCCAATGCTTTGTGTCGGCATTACTGCTATTTTAAATGCCAGACTGACTATGTGTGGTAACAAACTTTGGAAGGTGTATTGTCACAACTGGGAAATTGTCAAACTTTCTTGTTCAACctctattattattaatatttttggctTTTTCATAGTGACCACAACTCTTATCATGCCTTTaagttttatattatattcttatGTTAAAATTCTGATCATTTGTACAAAAAGCTCATCAGAGTTCAGGAGAAAAGCTTTTCAAACTTGTATTCCACACATGGTGATCCTT containing:
- the LOC125249171 gene encoding putative gustatory receptor clone PTE03, translating into MENGTYFYLMLFENIGYIRYAFFSLGIILYCAIIFFNAFIILAIFLERTLHQPMYILISCLSFNSVFGTAAFFPRLLTDLLSDTHLMSREACILQAFVIYSYASNENTILMLMAFDRYVAICKPLQYNSIITPRILSVLIAMSWIYPMLCVGITAILNARLTMCGNKLWKVYCHNWEIVKLSCSTSIIINIFGFFIVTTTLIMPLSFILYSYVKILIICTKSSSEFRRKAFQTCIPHMVILLNFSIAIFCEVTLSRFVTSDLPIGLSIILSLEFLVVPPILNPVVYGLNFPEIRKKMICIIKASK